Proteins encoded by one window of Clostridium cagae:
- a CDS encoding protein adenylyltransferase SelO has product MKNKEVIVNTYLNLENTYIKLPKKLFSEQNPSEVKSAKLEVFNESLASDLGLSEEFLQSDDGVAFFAGNKILEGTVPIAQAYAGHQFGHFTMLGDGRAILIGELKSQNGERFDIQLKGAGRTPYSRGGDGKATLGPMLREYIISEGMYGLGIPTTRSLAVVSTGEDVMREEILQGAVLTRIAKSHIRVGTFQFVSNWGTVEELKALADYTLNRHFKKAEYEGNPYIYLLNEVIKSQAKLISKWQLVGFIHGVMNTDNVTISGETIDYGPCAFMDVYDPDTVFSSIDIKGRYAYGNQPKIGAWNLARFAETLLPLLDKNLEVAVEIAQNLISKYSDLYNKYWYTGMRAKLGIFNEEEEDKKLIQSLLTIMKRFKSDYTNTFRNLTLGNLSDIDVFASEEFKMWYELWKERLKRQDQSSEESNKLMKKNNPTVIPRNYRVEEALVAAVKDNDYCVMQRLLDVLKDPYDYSNMNEYYSTLPKSTSCAYKTYCGT; this is encoded by the coding sequence ATGAAGAATAAAGAAGTAATTGTAAATACTTATTTAAATTTAGAAAATACTTATATTAAACTTCCTAAAAAATTATTTTCAGAGCAGAATCCAAGTGAAGTGAAAAGTGCTAAGTTAGAAGTATTTAATGAGTCATTGGCAAGTGATTTAGGACTAAGTGAAGAGTTTTTACAAAGTGATGATGGAGTAGCTTTCTTTGCTGGGAATAAAATTTTAGAAGGTACAGTTCCAATTGCCCAAGCTTATGCAGGTCATCAATTTGGACATTTTACAATGCTAGGGGATGGTAGAGCTATTCTTATAGGAGAATTAAAATCCCAAAATGGAGAAAGATTTGATATTCAACTTAAAGGGGCGGGTAGAACACCATATTCAAGAGGTGGAGATGGAAAAGCCACTTTAGGACCAATGCTTAGAGAATACATAATAAGTGAAGGGATGTATGGATTAGGAATTCCAACAACTCGTAGTTTGGCAGTAGTTTCAACGGGAGAAGATGTAATGAGAGAGGAAATTTTGCAAGGAGCAGTCTTAACTCGGATAGCAAAAAGCCATATACGTGTTGGAACATTTCAATTTGTTTCAAATTGGGGAACTGTTGAAGAACTGAAAGCATTAGCTGATTATACTTTAAATAGGCATTTTAAAAAGGCAGAATATGAAGGCAACCCGTATATATATTTACTTAATGAAGTTATAAAAAGTCAAGCAAAACTTATTTCAAAGTGGCAGTTAGTAGGCTTTATTCATGGAGTTATGAATACTGACAATGTGACTATTAGCGGAGAAACTATTGATTATGGTCCTTGTGCATTTATGGATGTGTATGATCCAGATACTGTATTTAGTTCTATTGATATTAAGGGTAGGTATGCTTATGGAAATCAACCTAAAATAGGAGCTTGGAATTTAGCTAGATTTGCTGAAACGCTATTACCACTATTGGATAAAAATTTAGAAGTAGCTGTAGAAATAGCTCAAAATTTAATATCTAAGTATAGTGATTTATATAATAAATATTGGTATACAGGAATGAGAGCAAAGCTTGGAATATTTAATGAAGAAGAAGAAGATAAAAAGTTAATACAATCTCTTTTAACTATTATGAAGAGATTTAAGTCAGATTATACAAATACTTTTCGTAATTTAACATTAGGAAATCTAAGTGATATAGATGTGTTTGCAAGTGAAGAATTTAAGATGTGGTATGAATTATGGAAAGAAAGATTAAAAAGGCAAGATCAATCAAGTGAAGAATCAAATAAGCTAATGAAAAAAAATAATCCAACAGTAATACCACGTAACTATAGAGTAGAAGAAGCATTAGTTGCAGCAGTTAAAGATAATGATTATTGTGTTATGCAACGTCTTTTAGATGTTCTTAAAGATCCTTATGACTATTCAAATATGAATGAATATTATTCTACATTACCCAAATCAACAAGTTGTGCATATAAGACTTATTGTGGTACTTAA
- a CDS encoding YjdF family protein, with amino-acid sequence MLISVKLTVLFNEPFWIGVFEIEEDEYYKVSKVTFGSEPKESEIFDFVLKNYYSLKFILQEVEDEKYLKKRENPKRVQRAIKKELKSKGIGTKAQIAIKEQYETNKIQRKKKSKEENESEQIRKFQIKQNKKKEKHKGH; translated from the coding sequence ATGTTAATATCAGTTAAGCTAACAGTTTTATTCAATGAACCTTTTTGGATAGGAGTATTTGAAATTGAAGAAGATGAATATTATAAAGTTAGTAAAGTAACATTTGGTTCTGAGCCAAAGGAATCAGAAATTTTTGATTTTGTATTAAAAAATTATTACAGCTTAAAATTTATACTACAAGAAGTAGAAGATGAAAAATACCTAAAAAAGAGAGAGAACCCAAAGAGAGTACAAAGGGCAATAAAAAAAGAGTTGAAAAGTAAAGGAATAGGAACGAAAGCACAAATAGCAATAAAAGAACAATATGAAACTAACAAGATACAACGTAAGAAAAAAAGTAAAGAAGAAAATGAAAGTGAACAAATAAGGAAATTTCAAATAAAACAAAATAAGAAGAAAGAGAAGCATAAAGGCCATTAG
- the thiT gene encoding energy-coupled thiamine transporter ThiT, with product MTILIYTIVALYFITCAIILKGNKPSLKEACLIGIISAMALILRCIRVPLPTGSSIALLGVLPTMLLGIIYNPQLGIISGLITATLSIILVPGYAPVHPLQIFVEHFPALSVLGFAGIFDCSKKYKMVLGSFISIALNVLFHTVSGVLFFSQYAPSGMGAWTYSITYNLSSHGVEGIIAIFILTILPIKYLKKTLGGNTNVIRENFSR from the coding sequence ATGACAATTTTAATTTACACTATAGTTGCATTGTATTTTATAACTTGTGCAATTATTTTAAAAGGAAATAAGCCTAGTTTAAAAGAAGCATGTTTGATAGGTATAATTTCTGCTATGGCATTAATACTTAGATGTATAAGAGTACCTCTCCCGACTGGTTCATCAATAGCACTTCTTGGAGTTTTGCCAACAATGTTACTAGGAATTATCTATAATCCACAATTAGGGATTATAAGTGGATTAATAACAGCAACGCTTTCTATTATCTTAGTTCCTGGATATGCGCCAGTTCATCCACTTCAAATTTTTGTAGAACATTTTCCAGCATTATCTGTTTTAGGCTTTGCAGGCATATTTGATTGTAGTAAAAAGTACAAAATGGTTTTAGGATCTTTTATTTCTATAGCATTAAATGTATTGTTTCATACAGTTTCGGGAGTGTTATTTTTTTCACAATATGCACCATCAGGTATGGGAGCTTGGACATATTCAATAACTTATAATTTATCAAGTCATGGTGTAGAAGGTATTATTGCAATATTTATTCTTACAATATTACCAATTAAATATCTTAAAAAAACGTTAGGAGGAAATACAAATGTCATTCGTGAAAACTTTAGTAGATAA
- a CDS encoding TenA family protein, translated as MSFVKTLVDNSMDIWEAYLKHPFIIELQQGTLDIEKFKNYIVQDSIYLKEYARVYALGMYKSKTLKEIQNFYSILSFVNADETSTRLKYLKEWNITQEDIEVAEVKKENKEYIDFMMKIAEKQQVPEILMATLPCMFSYCYIGKEIKKNNPNIESTKYWDFIQDYASDLYAQSCIEWGNYAEELCKDFDTDKKTKLIKIFRQASICEMKFWDMSYNL; from the coding sequence ATGTCATTCGTGAAAACTTTAGTAGATAATTCTATGGATATATGGGAGGCATATTTAAAACATCCATTTATAATTGAATTGCAACAGGGAACATTAGATATAGAGAAGTTTAAGAACTATATAGTACAAGATAGTATATATTTAAAAGAGTATGCAAGGGTTTATGCCTTAGGAATGTATAAGTCGAAAACTTTAAAAGAAATTCAAAATTTTTATAGTATTTTAAGTTTTGTAAATGCAGATGAAACTAGCACAAGACTAAAATATTTAAAGGAGTGGAATATTACACAAGAAGATATAGAAGTTGCAGAAGTAAAGAAAGAAAATAAAGAATATATAGATTTTATGATGAAAATAGCTGAAAAACAGCAAGTACCAGAAATATTAATGGCGACTCTTCCGTGTATGTTTAGTTATTGCTATATTGGTAAGGAGATTAAAAAAAATAATCCTAATATAGAATCAACTAAGTATTGGGATTTTATTCAAGATTATGCATCTGATTTATATGCTCAAAGTTGTATAGAGTGGGGAAATTATGCAGAAGAGTTATGCAAGGATTTTGATACAGATAAAAAAACTAAATTAATTAAAATTT